A part of Gemmatimonadota bacterium genomic DNA contains:
- a CDS encoding sulfatase-like hydrolase/transferase: MTRPNLLYIHSDQHSPKVLGCYGDSLVQTPHLDALAAQGVRFNNAYCPSPVCTPSRMSMLTGRYPYENEVWTNHHILDSGRPTLAHAMGAAGYHPVLIGRMHALGTDQLHGYVDRPIGDHSSNYPGTGDAPSNLIQSVQKSGAGQSSYEVHDEDVTASAVDFINREGIRKRSGQTDTPFCLHVGYMLPHSPYIARKADYDQYIDVITPPKHPKPTGDESHPFFQWWRNRNRFLEIEDTDTTRARAAYWALVTAMDRMIGQLLEALERNGFAQNTMIVYSSDHGEHVGEKALWMKRTFYEESVRVPAIISWPDALPKGQVNNCVISALDLNATMLDALGTPELPHSRGRSLLPLLRGEVDTWEDIAFSEYCIYEGHYQRMIRQGDWKLIYYHGYDPQLFNLSEDPEELHNRANDEDCQAIREELTAKVLDGWDPEWVAKKMQEKRRDLEVIREWASATNAPEQCKWPQTSQMTYLD; encoded by the coding sequence ATGACCCGACCAAACTTGCTCTACATCCACTCAGACCAGCACAGCCCAAAAGTACTCGGCTGTTATGGCGATTCACTCGTTCAAACACCCCATCTGGATGCCCTCGCAGCACAGGGGGTGAGATTTAACAATGCCTATTGTCCATCGCCTGTATGCACGCCATCGCGGATGTCGATGTTAACGGGACGGTATCCTTATGAAAATGAAGTGTGGACCAACCATCACATTCTGGATTCGGGACGGCCAACCCTTGCGCATGCAATGGGCGCGGCTGGCTACCACCCCGTGCTCATAGGCCGCATGCACGCCCTGGGCACAGATCAGTTGCACGGGTATGTGGATCGTCCCATTGGAGATCATTCTTCGAATTACCCGGGCACAGGCGATGCCCCCAGCAACTTAATCCAATCGGTTCAAAAATCAGGTGCAGGCCAGAGCAGTTACGAAGTACACGATGAAGATGTGACAGCGTCAGCAGTTGATTTTATCAATCGAGAAGGCATAAGAAAACGCAGCGGACAAACGGATACCCCCTTTTGTTTGCACGTGGGATATATGCTACCACACTCGCCTTATATTGCGCGAAAAGCAGATTACGATCAGTACATCGACGTGATTACGCCTCCAAAACATCCCAAACCAACAGGCGATGAGTCACATCCCTTTTTCCAATGGTGGCGAAACCGAAACCGTTTTTTGGAAATTGAAGATACCGACACCACGCGCGCCCGCGCAGCTTACTGGGCACTGGTCACGGCGATGGACCGCATGATCGGACAACTTTTGGAGGCATTAGAAAGGAATGGATTTGCACAGAACACAATGATCGTATATTCATCAGACCACGGCGAACATGTGGGCGAAAAAGCATTGTGGATGAAGCGAACATTTTACGAAGAGTCCGTTCGAGTACCGGCAATTATTTCATGGCCCGATGCGCTGCCCAAAGGACAGGTCAATAACTGTGTCATCAGCGCATTGGACTTAAATGCAACCATGCTCGACGCATTGGGAACACCCGAATTGCCCCATTCGCGCGGGCGCAGCCTGTTGCCATTGCTTCGCGGTGAAGTGGATACATGGGAAGATATTGCTTTTTCAGAATACTGTATCTACGAAGGCCATTACCAGCGCATGATTCGACAGGGCGATTGGAAACTAATTTACTATCATGGCTATGATCCGCAATTATTCAATCTATCCGAAGATCCAGAGGAATTGCACAATCGGGCGAACGACGAAGATTGTCAGGCGATTCGGGAAGAACTGACAGCAAAAGTGCTGGATGGCTGGGATCCTGAGTGGGTTGCGAAAAAAATGCAGGAAAAAAGAAGGGATCTGGAAGTCATTCGGGAATGGGCAAGCGCGACAAATGCCCCCGAACAATGCAAGTGGCCTCAAACTTCACAAATGACGTATTTGGATTAA